ATCCGTCGATTCTGCCCCGTCACGATCATGTGGTGATCGAAACCGATGAGGGAACGCGCATCACGCTGAACGATGCCCGCCGATTCGGGATGGTGGACCTGATCCGCGACGATAAATCGCCGCTTCTGGACATGCTGGGGCCTGAACCTCTGGGGGACGGTTTCAGTGGCGAGACGCTGGCAAACGGCTTTCGTGACCGCCGCGCTCCGGTGAAGGCGCTGCTGCTGGATCAGCGGATCGTGGCGGGGTTGGGGAATATCTATGTCTCCGAGGCTCTGCATCGCGCGGGAATCGATCCCAGACGGGCCGCCGGGCGGATTTCGCGGCAGCGGCTGGAGGCTTTGGCGCAGCATATCAGGGATGTGCTGACCGAGGCCGTTGCCGCAGGCGGGTCCTCTTTGCGGGATCACCGGCAGGCGACGGGCGAGCTTGGGTATTTCCAGCACAGTTTCCGCGTCTATGGCCGCGAGGGTGAAGCCTGCCGGAAACCGGGCTGCGCAGGCACGATCCGGCGGATCACCCAGTCCGGCCGGTCGAGCTTCTGGTGTCCTTCCTGTCAGCGAT
This sequence is a window from Paracoccus aerodenitrificans. Protein-coding genes within it:
- the mutM gene encoding bifunctional DNA-formamidopyrimidine glycosylase/DNA-(apurinic or apyrimidinic site) lyase yields the protein MPELPEVETVRRGLLPYLEGRRIARLTLNRDGLRWPFPPDLVQVATGARVTALRRRSKYILADLDRGASLLIHLGMSGRMLIEGEGIGEFHRDPSILPRHDHVVIETDEGTRITLNDARRFGMVDLIRDDKSPLLDMLGPEPLGDGFSGETLANGFRDRRAPVKALLLDQRIVAGLGNIYVSEALHRAGIDPRRAAGRISRQRLEALAQHIRDVLTEAVAAGGSSLRDHRQATGELGYFQHSFRVYGREGEACRKPGCAGTIRRITQSGRSSFWCPSCQR